A stretch of the Thermoproteales archaeon genome encodes the following:
- a CDS encoding DNA topoisomerase VI subunit B gives MEYKGLSPSQFFWRNKEIAGFSNPTRALYQTVRELIENSLDATETYGILPEIRMSIKIDEQEPNKIIIRAEDNGIGIPPDEVPNVFARVFYGSKYVLRQTRGVFGLGIKMAVLYAQITTGKPIYVKSATPDSPAIYEYELLIDIERNLPIIQSCKVYRKSRKWHGTVVELEIEGNWVAARRKIVEYIKRTALIAPYATIIFESPDQNLVFERVARTMPPPPRTGRPHPRGVDIQLLKSLRNSVASNTTLKEFLMTMFEAVGERTAEKFCKWIGFKPMLKVRNLQIKDLEYLARKMKEFSGWRRPRPFTLSPLGEELLKKGVKEILKPEYVTAVTRSPSSYGGNPFIVEVAIAFGGEIPTSDSVHLLRFANRIPLLYDEGADVSSKIINSIDWSVYKVKFPTQLAIVVHVCSTKLPFKGVGKEAIADIPEIEKEIEIAIRESARRLRAHLSKVERMYEIRRREVTIRKYIDEVARALAYIVRKDEKIIQDKLYLMLRRDIEKRKVGRKEVEIYASAK, from the coding sequence ATCGAATATAAGGGATTGAGCCCTTCGCAGTTTTTTTGGAGAAATAAGGAAATAGCGGGATTTTCGAACCCGACTAGGGCACTCTATCAAACAGTTCGTGAACTCATAGAAAATTCTCTCGATGCGACAGAGACTTACGGCATTCTACCAGAGATAAGAATGTCTATAAAAATTGACGAGCAAGAACCGAATAAAATAATCATCAGAGCAGAAGATAATGGCATCGGCATTCCTCCGGACGAAGTTCCAAACGTTTTCGCTAGGGTTTTTTATGGATCCAAATACGTGTTAAGGCAAACTCGCGGCGTTTTCGGATTAGGCATCAAAATGGCAGTTCTTTACGCACAAATTACCACTGGTAAGCCAATATATGTTAAAAGTGCGACTCCGGATTCGCCAGCAATATACGAGTATGAGCTACTAATAGATATTGAAAGAAACCTACCAATTATACAAAGTTGCAAGGTATATAGAAAGTCTCGTAAATGGCATGGAACTGTAGTTGAGTTGGAAATCGAGGGTAATTGGGTAGCAGCTCGGAGAAAAATTGTGGAATATATTAAACGGACAGCGTTGATAGCTCCTTATGCAACGATAATTTTCGAGTCTCCCGATCAAAACCTAGTATTTGAAAGGGTAGCTAGGACTATGCCTCCACCACCTAGAACCGGCCGGCCGCATCCCAGGGGTGTAGACATTCAATTATTAAAATCTTTAAGAAATAGCGTAGCATCCAATACTACGCTTAAAGAATTTTTGATGACTATGTTTGAAGCTGTGGGCGAAAGAACTGCCGAAAAGTTCTGCAAATGGATAGGTTTCAAACCTATGCTTAAAGTTAGAAATTTACAAATTAAGGATCTCGAGTATTTAGCTCGTAAAATGAAAGAATTTAGCGGTTGGAGACGGCCCAGACCTTTCACTCTATCTCCGCTAGGAGAAGAACTTCTTAAGAAAGGGGTAAAGGAAATATTGAAACCTGAGTATGTTACTGCCGTCACCCGCAGCCCGTCTTCTTACGGAGGCAACCCCTTTATTGTAGAGGTTGCTATTGCCTTTGGAGGCGAAATACCTACAAGCGACTCAGTCCATCTCCTGAGATTTGCCAATAGAATACCATTATTATACGACGAAGGCGCGGATGTATCCTCAAAGATTATTAATAGCATAGACTGGAGCGTATATAAGGTAAAATTCCCAACGCAACTAGCAATCGTAGTTCACGTCTGCTCTACAAAACTTCCATTCAAAGGCGTCGGAAAGGAGGCAATAGCCGATATTCCCGAAATTGAAAAGGAGATTGAGATTGCTATAAGAGAGTCGGCACGAAGGTTAAGAGCGCATCTGTCTAAAGTTGAGCGCATGTATGAAATAAGGCGAAGAGAAGTCACCATACGAAAATATATAGATGAAGTTGCTAGAGCATTAGCTTACATAGTAAGAAAAGATGAGAAAATTATACAAGATAAGCTGTATCTAATGCTGAGGAGGGACATTGAAAAGAGGAAAGTTGGAAGAAAGGAGGTTGAGATATATGCCAGTGCTAAGTGA